In Silene latifolia isolate original U9 population chromosome X, ASM4854445v1, whole genome shotgun sequence, the following proteins share a genomic window:
- the LOC141617006 gene encoding ATP-dependent DNA helicase PIF1-like — MPGALRRLFSTLLIYCHPKNPKLLWDKFYTVFSEDYAYAFPSQSRKVLQLTLRNICYLVESMGKSFSTFDFGDLKLDEIDLQRSNMKEIEELNVPISSEELNSVHLLNTEQRYAYDTIYRRVIKNERGSFFLDGPGGTGKTFLYKTLLANLRVKGNIAIAVASSGIAAANLPGGRTCNSRFKILLDLEGNESSQISKKSSLAELIRACRLIIWDEAPMAKRQAIEHFENTMRDVCSNNLLFGGKIVVFGGDFRQVLPIIPKSTLREAINSSFVMSPMWTKLEKLHLTVNMRAMRDPAFGNFVLDIGDGSHPYENGEDIKLPRSIVISGTEEHALIE; from the coding sequence ATGCCAGGTGCGCTTCGTAGATTGTTTTCAACTTTGCTCATTTACTGTCATCCAAAAAACCCTAAATTGCTTTGGGATAAATTTTACACAGTTTTCTCAGAGGACTATGCATATGCATTTCCATCACAAAGCCGAAAAGTACTACAACTAACTCTTCGAAATATTTGTTATTTGGTCGAATCAATGGGCAAAAGCTTCAGTACTTTTGATTTTGGGGATTTAAAATTGGACGAAATAGATCTACAGAGATCCAACATGAAAGAAATTGAAGAACTTAATGTTCCAATAAGTTCTGAGGAATTAAATTCCGTGCACCTACTTAATACAGAACAGCGTTACGCTTATGACACAATTTACAGAAGGGTTATAAAAAATGAAAGAGGTTCTTTTTTCTTAGATGGACCTGGTGGTACAGGCAAAACTTTTTTGTATAAAACATTGCTTGCGAATCTCAGAGTCAAAGGTAATATTGCAATTGCGGTTGCAAGCTCTGGTATTGCTGCTGCCAATCTCCCTGGAGGCAGAACATGTAATTCTCGATTCAAGATCCTTCTTGATCTCGAAGGGAATGAAAGTTCGCAAATCTCAAAAAAGAGTTCTCTAGCAGAACTAATTCGTGCATGTAGGTTAATTATTTGGGATGAAGCACCAATGGCAAAACGCCAGGCAATCGAACACTTTGAAAATACCATGCGTGATGTTTGCTCAAACAACCTTCTTTTTGGTGGCAAAATTGTTGTATTTGGTGGAGACTTCCGACAAGTGTTACCTATTATACCGAAAAGTACATTGCGAGAGGCAATCAATTCAAGCTTTGTGATGTCTCCGATGTGGACAAAACTTGAAAAATTACATTTAACTGTAAATATGCGTGCTATGCGCGATCCAGCATTTGGTAATTTTGTTTTAGACATTGGTGATGGCTCGCATCCTTATGAAAATGGAGAGGATATCAAATTACCAAGATCAATCGTTATATCTGGAACAGAAGAACATGCACTAATAGAATGA
- the LOC141617007 gene encoding uncharacterized protein LOC141617007 has protein sequence MYIKIETTRLDYIRNNQNIIRADLYQGIIDSHAAGQRSGANIGRCFILPASFIGCDRDFRRRYLSSMTVVQRYGKPDIFLTMTCNPRWPEIERDLSPFEEAQNRPDLISRVFRAKLFELKKDICVRKVFGNVAGYVYVVEFQKRGLPHAHFLIILDSTSKIRTPDQYDNFVCAELPNNSENPHLYSLVVRHMMHGPCGRANSSNPCMRNERCKNHYPREFAYTTTNGRDSYPIYRRRNTGVHVTVRGLELNNHWVVPYNPFLLAKYDCHLNVEICSTIKAVKYMYKYVYKGHDRVSFAVTDLSNQYSFDEITAYQSTRWITPPEATWRIYGFHLNEIHPNVVPLQVQLPNMQTVSFRPWENLGNVLDDDARKRTMLTTFFERNLNDNFAKTLLYSEFPEHYVWHDRKRDKIWTPREKGFDLGRLVYANPSEGERYYLCLLLANVRGPTSFDDLKSINGILCNSFQDSAFRRGLLEADDSIE, from the coding sequence ATGTATATTAAAATTGAGACGACTCGACTCGATTACATAAGAAATAATCAAAATATAATTCGAGCCGACTTATATCAAGGAATTATAGATAGTCATGCCGCTGGGCAAAGATCTGGCGCGAACATTGGTCGTTGCTTCATATTGCCGGCCAGCTTCATTGGATGTGATCGTGATTTTAGACGTCGCTATCTTTCTTCTATGACTGTGGTGCAGCGATACGGAAAGCCAGATATATTTCTGACGATGACATGCAACCCCCGTTGGCCAGAAATTGAGCGCGACCTATCGCCTTTTGAGGAAGCTCAGAACAGACCGGACCTTATTTCGCGGGTCTTTCGAGCAAAATTGTTTGAGTTAAAGAAAGACATCTGCGTGCGTAAAGTATTTGGCAATGTAGCTGGATACGTTTATGTCGTTGAGTTTCAAAAAAGAGGTCTGCCACATGCCCATTTTCTAATCATTCTTGATTCTACGAGTAAAATAAGGACTCCGGACCAATATGACAACTTCGTCTGTGCTGAGTTGCCTAACAATTCGGAAAACCCTCATCTATACTCTTTAGTTGTTCGCCACATGATGCACGGGCCTTGCGGTAGAGCCAACTCTTCAAATCCGTGCATGAGGAATGAAAGATGTAAAAACCATTACCCTCGTGAGTTTGCATATACGACAACTAATGGCCGTGATTCATATCCTATATATCGTAGAAGAAATACCGGCGTTCATGTAACTGTTCGAGGATTAGAACTAAATAATCATTGGGTTGTTCCATACAATCCTTTTCTTTTAGCCAAATATGACTGTCACTTAAACGTAGAAATATGTTCTACCATTAAGGCAGTTAAATACATGTATAAGTACGTTTATAAGGGCCATGATAGAGTGTCGTTTGCTGTTACTGATCTTAGCAATCAGTACTCGTTTGATGAGATTACTGCTTACCAATCTACACGGTGGATTACTCCACCAGAAGCAACATGGCGGATTTATGGATTTCATTTGAACGAGATACATCCTAACGTTGTTCCATTACAAGTGCAGCTACCAAATATGCAAACTGTTAGTTTCCGGCCATGGGAAAACCTTGGTAACGTTTTAGATGACGACGCACGTAAGAGAACAATGTTAACAACTTTCTTCGAGCGAAATTTGAATGATAATTTTGCTAAGACATTGTTATACAGTGAATTTCCAGAACATTATGTATGGCATGATCGAAAAAGAGATAAAATCTGGACTCCACGTGAGAAAGGGTTTGACTTAGGTCGTTTGGTCTACGCAAATCCATCTGAAGGAGAGCGCTACTATTTATGTCTTCTTCTAGCAAACGTTCGAGGGCCTACATCCTTTGATGATCTCAAATCCATTAATGGCATATTGTGTAATTCATTTCAAGACTCCGCGTTCAGGCGAGGTTTGCTTGAAGCAGATGATTCTATTGAGTAG